One Gossypium raimondii isolate GPD5lz chromosome 3, ASM2569854v1, whole genome shotgun sequence genomic window carries:
- the LOC105794115 gene encoding CASP-like protein 4D1, with product MASKKGMAIASLVLRLFTILFAAGCIVVLILDKAPNGGDSNVTFRDVIGYKYVFATAAVAAAYCLLLLPFTMYRACTGKKLVRGPFLPALYFYGDKVVAFVLASGVGAGFLDTADLKVAYGYFFELFGEDFKDTPLEGFFNKGYVATALLAGAFLCMAILSIFSFPRRPPTDATNKGFFFR from the exons ATGGCATCCAAGAAGGGTATGGCAATTGCTAGCCTTGTGCTTAGActtttcactattttatttgCAGCTGGCTGTATAGTGGTTCTCATACTAGACAAGGCTCCCAACGGTGGAGATTCCAATGTAACATTCAGGGATGTCATTGGTTACAAGTATGTTTTCGCCACCGCTGCTGTTGCAGCAGCCTATTGCCTATTGCTGTTACCCTTTACAATGTACCGTGCTTGTACCGGAAAGAAGCTCGTTCGTGGTCCTTTCTTGCCTGCCTTGTACTTTTATGGAGACAAG GTGGTTGCCTTTGTTTTGGCATCGGGTGTTGGTGCCGGTTTTTTGGACACTGCGGATCTGAAAGTAGCTTATGGTTATTTCTTCGAATTATTCGGGGAAGATTTCAAGGATACTCCCTTGGAAGGTTTCTTTAACAAGGGATATGTGGCGACGGCTCTTCTAGCAGGTGCATTCTTATGCATGGCTATTCTTTCAATATTTTCCTTCCCCCGCCGACCCCCCACCGACGCCACAAACAAAGGTTTCTTCTTCCGATGA